GCCGCGGAGGAGATCGACGCCGTTCTTCTGGATCTGGGCCTTCCGGACGGCGAGGGTCTGGAGACGTTGCGAAGAGTGTACGCGGCCGCGGCCCCCTTGCCGGTGATCGTCCTGACCGGACGGGAGGACGAGCAGCTCGGCCTTCAGGCCCTCCAGCACGGGGCGGAGGACTACCTGATCAAGGGAGCCACGGACGGGCACGCCCTGTCCCGCTCGGTCCGCTATGCGATCGAACGGAAGCTCTTTCTCAAGGCGCTGAGGTCCAGTCAGGAACGGTACCGCCTGATCGTGGAGACGGCGGAGGAGGGCATCTGGGTCACCGACCCGGCGGACCGCACGAGTTTCGTCAATCGGAAGATGGGGGAACTCCTCGGATACGCTCCCGAGGAGATGATCGGACGTCCGTTCTACGCGTTTCTGGCCCCCGAGGAGGAATCGGCGGTCCGGGCGCGCTTCGACCGCCATCGGCAGGGGGGGCGGGAGGGCTACGAGTTCCGCCTGCGCCGCCGGGACGGCGGGGAACTCTGGGTTCGATGCGCCGCGAGCCCGTTTTTCGACGGCGAAGGCCGGTACGAGGGGACGCTGGCCATGATCAGCGACCTTTCGGAGCGGCGCGGGCGGGAGCGGGCCCAGGCGGAACTTGCCTCGATCGTCAGTTCCTCCGAGGACGCGATCTATTCGAAATCGCTGGACGGCGTCGTCCGTTCCTGGAATCCCGGGGCGGAGCGGATGTACGGCTACCGCGCCGAGGAAATCGTGGGGAGCCCCGTCGGCGTTCTGGAGCCGCCGGATCGGCGGGGCGAATGGGCGTCCGTATTGGCGCGCCTGAAGCGGGGCGAGCGGATCGCGCCTTTTGAGACCGTGCGGCGGGCGAAAGACGGGCGGGAGGTCGAGGTGTTCGTCTCCGTCTCCGCGGTCCTGGACGCGGAGGGCCGTCCGGCGGGGGCCTCGGCGATCGATCGGGACATTTCGGAGAAACGCAAGCTGGAGCATCAGCTCCGGCAGGCTCAGAAGATGGAAGGGATCGGGAGGCTGGCGGGCGGGATCGCCCACGACTTCAACAACCTCATCACGGTCATCACCGGATACGCCTCGGCCGCTCTCGAAAAACTGGATCCCGGGGCGCCGGCCCGCGAGGACCTCGAGGAGATCCGGAAGGCCGGCGAGCGGGCCGGAACGCTCACGGCGCAGCTTCTGGCCTTCAGCCGCCGCCAGATCCTTTCCCCGCGCGTGACGGACCTGAGGAGCATCGTCGAGGGCATGGAGAAGATGCTTCGCCGGCTGCTGGGGGAGCGGATCGCCATACGAACGTCGTTCGATTCCGACCTCGGACTCGTTCGGGTCGATCGCGGCCAGATGGAGCAGGTTCTTCTCAATCTCGCCCTGAACGCGCGCGACGCGATCGCCGGTCCGGGGACGCTCACGATCGACGTCCGCAACGTGACCCTGGACGGAGACTTCGAGGCGGCCCATCCCGGCGCCCGGTCGGGCCCGCACGTCTGTCTGGCGGTTTCCGACACCGGCTGCGGAATGGATGCGCCGACGCTGGCGCACCTTTTCGAGCCGTTTTTCACGACGAAGGAGCCGGGGAAGGGGACGGGGCTCGGCCTGGCGACGGTGTACGGGATCGTCAAGCAGAGCGGGGGCTACATCGGCGTCGAGAGCCGCCGCGGAGCCGGAAGCGTCTTCCGGATCTACCTGCCCCGGGTCGAGGCCGAGGGCGCTCCGTCCGAGGAGACCCGGCGGGTGGAGCGCCTCGGGGGAGACGAAACGATCCTCGTCGTCGAGGACGAGCGGGCGGTGCGTCTCCTGGCGGTGCAGATTCTGAAGCGGAACGGGTACTCGGTTCTGGAGGCCGGTGACGCCGCCGAGGCGATGGCGCTTCTGGCGGGCCGGTCCGAGCCGATTCACCTGATCCTGACCGACATCGTGATGCCCGGGCCGAGCGTCCACGAGCTGATTCGCGCGGCCCGGGACCGTCTGGGCGAAGTGAAGGTGCTTTACATGACGGGGCACAGCGAGGATGAGCTTCTTCGCGAGCAGGTGAGCCGGAACGTCCGCCGCGTCCTCCGGAAGCCCTTTTCGCCGGGCGATCTCCTGCGCCAGGTCCGCAAGGCCTTGGAGGAGGAGTCTCGGACGCCGGACGGCGCGGGGTCGCCGCGGCGCGCGTCCGGCTAACAGCGGCTGTACCCGCAGGGGCAGCGCACGCAGGCCTCTTCGAAGCGCAGCGGGGATCCGCAGTCGGGGCAGAAAGCTCCGGTTTCCCGGGCGGGCGATTCCGGCGGCTTCCCGAGGTCGCGCAGGAGCGCGCGGCCGACGGCGTCCGGGAGGGATTTCACCCAGCCTCCCTCGAAGGGCACCGGCTGCGAAGTGATGCCGAGAAGCTGCCGGGCGATGTCCTCGGGGGGAACGCCGTACGCCAGGGACGTCGAGATCACGCGGCTCAAGGCCTCCGTGAGGGCGGCCACGTCGCTTCCGCACTTTCCGAGACCGG
Above is a window of Planctomycetota bacterium DNA encoding:
- a CDS encoding PAS domain S-box protein is translated as MEVPNIRILVVDDNPGDLRLVREALAEPRFGRFEIVAAGTVAQALEKLAAEEIDAVLLDLGLPDGEGLETLRRVYAAAAPLPVIVLTGREDEQLGLQALQHGAEDYLIKGATDGHALSRSVRYAIERKLFLKALRSSQERYRLIVETAEEGIWVTDPADRTSFVNRKMGELLGYAPEEMIGRPFYAFLAPEEESAVRARFDRHRQGGREGYEFRLRRRDGGELWVRCAASPFFDGEGRYEGTLAMISDLSERRGRERAQAELASIVSSSEDAIYSKSLDGVVRSWNPGAERMYGYRAEEIVGSPVGVLEPPDRRGEWASVLARLKRGERIAPFETVRRAKDGREVEVFVSVSAVLDAEGRPAGASAIDRDISEKRKLEHQLRQAQKMEGIGRLAGGIAHDFNNLITVITGYASAALEKLDPGAPAREDLEEIRKAGERAGTLTAQLLAFSRRQILSPRVTDLRSIVEGMEKMLRRLLGERIAIRTSFDSDLGLVRVDRGQMEQVLLNLALNARDAIAGPGTLTIDVRNVTLDGDFEAAHPGARSGPHVCLAVSDTGCGMDAPTLAHLFEPFFTTKEPGKGTGLGLATVYGIVKQSGGYIGVESRRGAGSVFRIYLPRVEAEGAPSEETRRVERLGGDETILVVEDERAVRLLAVQILKRNGYSVLEAGDAAEAMALLAGRSEPIHLILTDIVMPGPSVHELIRAARDRLGEVKVLYMTGHSEDELLREQVSRNVRRVLRKPFSPGDLLRQVRKALEEESRTPDGAGSPRRASG